One genomic region from Clostridium saccharobutylicum DSM 13864 encodes:
- the groL gene encoding chaperonin GroEL (60 kDa chaperone family; promotes refolding of misfolded polypeptides especially under stressful conditions; forms two stacked rings of heptamers to form a barrel-shaped 14mer; ends can be capped by GroES; misfolded proteins enter the barrel where they are refolded when GroES binds), with protein MAKMLKFGEDARRNMQIGVDKLADTVKVTLGPKGRNVVLDKKFGAPLITNDGVSIAREIELEDPYENMGAQLVKEVATKTNDVAGDGTTTATLLAQAIIREGLKNVTAGANPILIRTGIRMAVDKAVEEIKKISKNIEGKEDIARVAAISAADEEVGKLIADAMEKVGNEGVITIEESKSMGTELDVVEGMQFDRGYVSPYMATDTEKMEAILENPYILITDKKITNIQEILPVLEQIVQAGKKLLIIAEDIEGEAMATLVVNKLRGTFTCVAVKAPGFGDRRKEMLQDIAILTGGTVIAEELGRDLKEVTIDMLGTADSVKVTKENTVIVNGKGESAQIKERVNQIKAQVEETTSEFDKEKLQERLAKLAGGVAVIKVGAATETELKEKKLRIEDALNATKAAVEEGIVAGGGTAYVNVINEVAKLTSDVPDTQIGINIIVKALEEPVRQIATNAGVEGSVIIEKVKNSEAGVGYDALHGEYINMIKGGIVDPTKVTRSALQNAASVSSTFLTTEAAVVDIPAKESGMPAGAPGMGMDGMY; from the coding sequence ATGGCTAAGATGTTAAAATTCGGAGAAGACGCAAGAAGAAATATGCAAATTGGCGTAGATAAATTAGCAGATACAGTTAAGGTTACTTTAGGACCTAAAGGTAGAAATGTTGTATTAGATAAGAAATTTGGGGCACCATTAATCACAAATGATGGAGTGTCTATTGCAAGAGAAATAGAATTAGAAGATCCATATGAAAACATGGGAGCTCAATTAGTTAAAGAAGTTGCAACAAAAACTAATGATGTAGCTGGAGACGGTACTACAACAGCTACTTTACTTGCTCAAGCAATTATAAGAGAAGGGTTAAAAAATGTAACTGCTGGAGCTAATCCAATATTAATTAGAACTGGTATTAGGATGGCTGTAGATAAGGCAGTTGAAGAAATTAAGAAGATTTCTAAAAACATAGAAGGAAAAGAAGATATAGCTAGAGTTGCTGCAATCTCAGCTGCAGATGAAGAAGTAGGTAAGTTGATAGCAGACGCTATGGAAAAAGTAGGTAATGAAGGCGTTATAACTATAGAAGAATCTAAATCAATGGGAACTGAATTAGATGTTGTTGAAGGTATGCAATTTGACAGAGGATATGTATCACCTTACATGGCTACTGATACAGAAAAAATGGAAGCTATTTTAGAAAATCCATACATTTTAATTACTGATAAAAAGATTACAAATATTCAAGAAATATTACCAGTACTTGAACAAATAGTTCAAGCAGGTAAGAAGCTATTAATAATTGCTGAAGACATTGAAGGAGAAGCAATGGCTACATTAGTAGTTAATAAATTAAGAGGAACATTTACTTGTGTTGCTGTAAAGGCTCCAGGTTTTGGCGATAGAAGAAAAGAAATGTTACAAGATATAGCTATATTAACTGGTGGTACTGTTATAGCAGAAGAACTAGGAAGAGATTTAAAAGAAGTTACTATAGATATGTTGGGTACAGCTGATAGCGTTAAAGTAACTAAAGAAAATACAGTTATAGTTAATGGTAAGGGTGAATCAGCACAAATTAAAGAAAGAGTTAACCAAATTAAAGCTCAAGTTGAAGAAACAACTTCAGAATTTGATAAAGAAAAATTACAAGAAAGATTAGCAAAACTTGCTGGTGGAGTTGCAGTAATCAAAGTTGGTGCAGCAACTGAAACTGAATTAAAAGAAAAGAAACTTAGAATTGAAGATGCTCTTAATGCAACAAAAGCAGCTGTTGAAGAAGGTATAGTTGCTGGTGGTGGAACTGCATATGTTAATGTTATTAATGAAGTTGCAAAATTAACTTCAGATGTTCCAGATACTCAAATTGGTATTAATATAATCGTTAAAGCATTAGAAGAACCGGTTAGACAAATTGCAACTAATGCAGGAGTTGAAGGATCAGTAATAATAGAAAAAGTTAAGAATAGTGAAGCAGGAGTTGGATATGATGCTTTACATGGTGAATATATTAACATGATAAAGGGTGGAATAGTTGATCCAACTAAGGTTACAAGATCAGCACTTCAAAATGCTGCATCAGTATCATCAACATTCTTAACAACTGAAGCAGCAGTTGTTGATATTCCTGCAAAGGAATCTGGAATGCCAGCAGGGGCTCCAGGAATGGGCATGGATGGAATGTACTAA
- a CDS encoding prepilin-type N-terminal cleavage/methylation domain-containing protein: MKVKDNKREPYKNRKKGGFTLIEVIAVIAIIGILAAAILPRVNGYIKEAKKVKVVDQSRKVVMAVESYNLKASTPLSKSTTVQTAISNEGVKKYVDESELKNLNTRETSLQNCYDILDGAEFDISGDNDILDPKKIK; the protein is encoded by the coding sequence ATGAAAGTTAAAGATAATAAAAGAGAGCCATATAAAAATAGAAAAAAAGGTGGATTTACATTAATTGAAGTAATAGCAGTAATAGCTATTATAGGAATTCTTGCAGCTGCAATTTTACCTAGAGTTAACGGTTATATAAAAGAAGCTAAAAAAGTGAAAGTAGTAGATCAGAGTAGAAAGGTTGTAATGGCAGTTGAATCATATAATTTAAAAGCTAGTACACCATTAAGCAAAAGTACAACTGTTCAGACTGCTATAAGCAATGAAGGAGTAAAAAAGTATGTAGATGAGTCTGAATTAAAAAATTTAAATACTAGAGAAACTAGTTTGCAAAATTGTTATGACATTCTAGATGGTGCCGAATTTGATATTTCTGGCGATAATGATATTTTAGATCCAAAGAAGATTAAGTAA
- the guaB gene encoding IMP dehydrogenase has product MAKIIKQAYTFDDVLLVPNKSNILPREVSVKTHLTKKIALNIPLMSAGMDTVTESKMAIAMAREGGIGIIHKNMTVEQQAKEVDRVKRQENGVITDPIFLSQDHLIQDAENLMSQYRISGVPITTKEGKLIGIITNRDIIFETNFQRKISEVMTKENLITAPENTTVEEAKEILKKHKVEKLPLVDKEGYLKGLITMKDIEKVKKFPNAAKDGRGRLLCGAGVGVTGNMMERIDALVKAQVDVIVLDTAHGHSQGVLEAVKKIKEVYPDLQVIAGNVATAEAVEDLIKAGADCVKVGIGPGSICTTRVVAGVGVPQLTAVMDCAEMGRKYGIPVIADGGLKYSGDVVKALAAGASVAMMGSLFAGCEEAPGEMEIYQGRSYKVYRGMGSLAAMECGSKDRYFQEGNKKLVPEGVEGRIAFKGSVTDTIFQLIGGIKSGMGYLGSKDFDTLYETATFVIQTAAGFRESHPHDINITKEAPNYSVGQ; this is encoded by the coding sequence ATGGCAAAAATAATTAAACAAGCATATACTTTTGATGACGTGTTATTAGTACCTAATAAATCAAATATATTACCAAGAGAAGTAAGTGTAAAAACACATTTGACTAAAAAAATAGCATTAAACATACCTTTAATGAGTGCTGGAATGGATACAGTAACTGAGTCTAAAATGGCTATTGCAATGGCTAGAGAAGGCGGAATCGGAATTATACATAAAAATATGACTGTTGAACAACAAGCTAAAGAAGTTGATAGAGTTAAAAGACAAGAAAATGGAGTTATTACAGATCCTATATTCTTATCACAAGATCACCTTATTCAAGATGCTGAAAATTTAATGTCTCAATATAGAATCTCAGGTGTTCCAATTACTACTAAAGAAGGTAAATTAATAGGAATAATTACTAACAGAGATATAATTTTCGAAACAAATTTCCAAAGAAAAATTTCAGAAGTAATGACAAAAGAAAACTTAATTACTGCGCCGGAGAATACTACAGTTGAAGAAGCTAAAGAAATATTAAAGAAACATAAAGTTGAAAAATTACCTCTAGTTGATAAAGAAGGGTATTTAAAAGGCTTAATCACAATGAAAGATATTGAAAAAGTGAAAAAGTTCCCAAATGCAGCGAAGGATGGCAGAGGTAGATTATTATGTGGAGCTGGAGTTGGAGTTACTGGAAATATGATGGAAAGAATTGATGCGTTAGTTAAAGCTCAAGTTGACGTTATTGTTCTTGATACAGCTCATGGTCATTCGCAAGGTGTTTTAGAAGCTGTTAAGAAGATTAAAGAAGTATATCCAGACCTTCAAGTTATAGCTGGTAATGTTGCTACAGCAGAAGCCGTAGAAGACTTAATAAAAGCAGGAGCAGATTGTGTAAAAGTTGGTATAGGACCAGGATCAATCTGTACTACAAGAGTAGTAGCCGGAGTTGGAGTTCCACAATTAACAGCTGTTATGGATTGTGCAGAAATGGGTAGAAAATATGGAATACCTGTAATTGCAGATGGTGGACTTAAATATTCAGGAGATGTAGTAAAAGCATTAGCTGCTGGAGCATCAGTTGCAATGATGGGATCATTATTTGCAGGTTGTGAAGAAGCACCAGGAGAAATGGAAATATATCAAGGAAGAAGTTACAAAGTATATAGAGGAATGGGATCTTTAGCAGCTATGGAATGTGGATCTAAGGATAGATACTTCCAAGAAGGTAATAAAAAACTAGTTCCAGAAGGTGTTGAAGGAAGAATAGCATTTAAAGGATCTGTTACAGATACTATATTCCAATTAATAGGTGGAATAAAATCTGGAATGGGATATTTAGGATCAAAGGATTTTGATACTTTATATGAAACTGCTACATTCGTGATTCAAACAGCAGCAGGATTTAGAGAAAGTCATCCACATGATATTAATATTACTAAGGAAGCTCCTAACTATAGTGTAGGACAATAA
- the guaA gene encoding glutamine-hydrolyzing GMP synthase: MKRELILVVDFGGQYNQLIARRVRECNVYCEVHPYNLSVDKIKEMNPKGIIFTGGPNSVYGEDSPLCDKAIFEIGVPILGICYGSQLMSHMLGGKVATAPVSEYGKTKVDVNVQSKLFEGVSPSTICWMSHTDYIEKAPEGFKIIGNTPVCPVAAMECEDKNLYAVQFHPEVMHTQEGTKMLSNFVYNVCGCTGDWKMDSFVEKTIEEVREKVGNGKVLCALSGGVDSSVAAVLLSKAVGNQLTCVFVDHGLLRKNEGDEVEEVFGPNGQYNLNFIRVNAQERFYEKLAGVEEPEQKRKIIGEEFIRVFEEEAKKIGAVDYLVQGTIYPDVIESGLGKSAVIKSHHNVGGLPDCVDFKEIIEPLRLLFKDEVRKAGLELGIPEKLVFRQPFPGPGLGIRIIGEVTAEKVKIVQEADAIYREEIAKAGIDKEIGQYFAALTNMRSVGVMGDERTYDYAIALRAVTTSDFMTAESADLPWEVLGKVTTRIVNEVKGVNRVMYDCTGKPPATIEFE; this comes from the coding sequence ATGAAGAGAGAGTTAATTTTAGTTGTCGATTTTGGTGGGCAATATAATCAATTAATAGCAAGAAGAGTACGAGAATGTAATGTATATTGTGAAGTTCATCCTTATAATTTAAGTGTTGATAAGATAAAAGAAATGAATCCAAAGGGAATTATCTTTACAGGTGGACCAAATAGTGTATATGGTGAAGATTCTCCTTTATGTGACAAAGCTATATTTGAAATAGGAGTACCTATTCTTGGTATATGTTATGGATCTCAACTTATGTCTCATATGCTTGGAGGGAAAGTTGCAACAGCACCTGTAAGTGAATATGGAAAAACAAAAGTTGATGTAAATGTACAATCTAAACTTTTTGAAGGAGTGTCACCTTCAACAATTTGTTGGATGAGTCATACTGATTACATAGAAAAGGCACCAGAAGGATTTAAAATAATAGGTAATACTCCAGTATGTCCAGTTGCAGCTATGGAATGTGAAGATAAAAATTTATATGCAGTCCAATTCCATCCAGAAGTTATGCATACACAAGAAGGTACAAAGATGCTTTCAAACTTTGTATATAATGTTTGTGGTTGTACTGGAGATTGGAAAATGGATTCATTTGTTGAAAAGACAATTGAAGAAGTTCGTGAAAAAGTTGGAAATGGTAAAGTGTTATGTGCATTATCAGGTGGAGTTGATTCATCTGTAGCAGCAGTATTACTTTCAAAGGCTGTTGGAAACCAATTAACATGTGTATTTGTTGATCATGGATTACTTCGTAAAAATGAAGGGGATGAAGTTGAAGAAGTATTTGGACCTAATGGACAATACAATTTGAATTTCATTCGTGTAAATGCACAAGAAAGATTTTATGAAAAGTTAGCTGGAGTAGAAGAGCCAGAACAAAAGAGAAAAATTATTGGTGAAGAGTTTATAAGAGTATTTGAAGAGGAAGCTAAGAAAATAGGAGCAGTTGATTATCTTGTACAAGGAACTATTTATCCAGATGTAATTGAAAGTGGTCTTGGAAAATCAGCAGTTATAAAATCACATCACAATGTTGGAGGTCTTCCTGATTGTGTTGATTTTAAAGAGATAATAGAACCTCTTAGATTATTGTTTAAGGATGAAGTGCGTAAGGCAGGACTTGAACTTGGCATACCTGAAAAATTAGTATTCAGACAACCTTTCCCAGGCCCAGGACTTGGAATACGTATCATTGGAGAAGTAACTGCTGAAAAAGTTAAAATAGTTCAAGAAGCAGATGCAATTTATCGTGAAGAAATTGCAAAAGCAGGTATTGATAAAGAAATTGGTCAATATTTTGCAGCTCTTACTAATATGCGTTCAGTAGGTGTTATGGGTGATGAAAGAACATATGATTATGCAATTGCCCTTAGAGCTGTAACTACAAGTGATTTCATGACTGCAGAATCAGCAGATCTTCCATGGGAAGTGCTTGGAAAGGTAACAACTAGAATTGTAAATGAAGTAAAAGGTGTAAATCGTGTAATGTATGATTGCACAGGAAAGCCACCAGCTACTATAGAATTTGAATAA
- a CDS encoding glucose-6-phosphate isomerase, translating to MSKGISLDLSKVAPYLDTTEIDYMEDMVKSAHDKLHNGTGAGNDFLGWLDLPVNYDKDEFARIKKSAEKIQSDSDVLIVIGIGGSYLGARAAIEMLTSNFHNALEGDKRKAPKIFYVGNNISSTYMSELLQAIEGKDISLNVISKSGTTTEPAIAFRILRSYLENKYGIDEARKRIYATTDKAKGALKTLANAEGYETFVVPDDVGGRFSVLTAVGLLPIAAAGISIDDMMKGAADAREAYSDPSLNNNDAYKYAAVRNALYNKGKVIELLVNYEPSLHYFNEWWKQLYGESEGKDNKGLFPAAVDFTTDLHSMGQYVQEGRRVLFETVVNIEKPKYEITIEKDSQDLDGLNFLAGKTMDFVNNKAFQGTVLAHNDGGVPNMVVNVPEISAYYFGYMVYFFEKACGISGYLLGVNPFNQPGVEAYKKNMFALLGKPGYEDVREALEKRL from the coding sequence ATGAGTAAAGGCATATCATTAGATTTATCAAAAGTTGCACCTTATTTAGACACAACTGAAATTGACTACATGGAGGACATGGTTAAGAGTGCTCATGATAAATTACACAATGGAACAGGAGCAGGAAATGACTTTTTAGGTTGGCTTGACCTACCAGTAAATTATGATAAAGATGAATTTGCAAGAATCAAAAAATCAGCAGAAAAAATTCAATCAGATTCAGATGTTTTAATAGTTATTGGAATAGGAGGATCATATCTTGGTGCTAGAGCTGCAATAGAAATGCTAACAAGTAATTTCCATAATGCTTTAGAAGGTGACAAGAGAAAAGCACCAAAGATATTCTATGTAGGTAATAATATAAGTTCAACATATATGTCAGAATTATTACAAGCTATTGAAGGTAAAGATATAAGTTTAAATGTAATTTCTAAATCAGGTACTACTACAGAACCTGCAATTGCATTTAGAATTTTAAGATCATATTTAGAAAATAAATATGGTATAGATGAAGCAAGAAAGAGAATATATGCTACAACTGATAAAGCTAAGGGTGCTTTAAAGACATTAGCTAATGCAGAAGGATATGAAACTTTTGTAGTTCCAGATGATGTTGGGGGAAGATTCTCAGTATTAACAGCAGTTGGATTATTACCAATAGCTGCAGCAGGAATAAGCATTGATGATATGATGAAGGGAGCTGCTGATGCAAGAGAAGCATATTCAGATCCATCTCTTAATAACAATGATGCTTATAAATATGCAGCAGTTAGAAATGCTTTATATAATAAAGGTAAAGTAATTGAATTATTAGTAAATTACGAACCTTCATTGCACTATTTCAATGAATGGTGGAAACAATTATATGGAGAATCAGAAGGAAAAGACAATAAGGGTTTATTCCCAGCAGCAGTTGATTTTACTACTGATCTTCACTCAATGGGACAATATGTTCAAGAAGGAAGAAGAGTTTTATTTGAAACAGTTGTTAATATTGAAAAACCAAAGTATGAAATCACTATAGAAAAAGATTCTCAAGATTTAGATGGATTAAATTTCTTAGCTGGAAAGACTATGGATTTTGTTAATAATAAGGCATTCCAAGGAACTGTATTAGCTCACAATGATGGTGGAGTTCCAAACATGGTAGTAAATGTACCAGAAATTTCAGCATACTATTTTGGATACATGGTTTATTTCTTTGAAAAAGCTTGTGGAATTAGTGGATATCTTTTAGGAGTAAATCCATTTAATCAACCAGGAGTTGAAGCATATAAGAAGAATATGTTTGCTTTATTAGGAAAACCAGGATATGAAGATGTTAGAGAAGCTCTAGAAAAGAGACTTTAA
- a CDS encoding YaiI/YqxD family protein → MKVIIDGDACPGISIIEKVAKNRKIPVMIFCDINHFIQSDYSQVKIVDSGFQSVDMYVMNETEKGDIVISQDYGVAAICLSKKAKVMNPKGFIYKEDNIDRLLGERHISQKIRRGGGKTSNPKKRTEEDDLRLERNLIKLIENFDC, encoded by the coding sequence ATGAAAGTTATAATTGATGGAGATGCCTGCCCAGGTATCTCCATTATTGAAAAAGTAGCAAAAAATCGTAAAATTCCAGTTATGATTTTTTGTGATATTAATCATTTTATTCAAAGTGATTATTCGCAAGTTAAAATTGTAGATAGTGGATTTCAAAGCGTTGATATGTATGTTATGAATGAAACAGAAAAAGGAGATATAGTTATATCTCAAGACTATGGTGTGGCTGCAATCTGTCTTTCCAAAAAAGCTAAAGTGATGAATCCAAAAGGATTTATATATAAGGAAGATAATATTGATAGACTCCTAGGGGAAAGACATATATCACAAAAAATTAGAAGAGGTGGAGGCAAAACATCGAATCCTAAAAAGCGAACAGAAGAAGATGACTTAAGATTAGAAAGAAATTTAATAAAATTAATAGAAAATTTTGATTGTTAG
- a CDS encoding response regulator transcription factor, with protein MKILVVDDEKSIVNLIRMNLELEGYKVVISMTGIDAVDKFKMEKPELVILDIMLPDISGHEVIQKFQKIDNEIPVIMLTANSQMNDKLLGLQLGADDYITKPFNSAELILRIKAITKRSKKKDNKARENNNEINIKGIRILKDERKILIDGQEVATTYKEFDTLLLMMENCNKVFTREKLLERVWGYEYEGNTRAVDILIQRLRRKLGIYSESLKTIYGVGYKLEL; from the coding sequence ATGAAAATATTAGTAGTAGATGATGAAAAAAGTATTGTTAACTTGATTAGAATGAATTTAGAGCTTGAAGGATATAAAGTGGTTATAAGTATGACGGGAATAGATGCAGTGGATAAATTTAAGATGGAAAAGCCAGAATTAGTAATATTAGATATTATGCTGCCAGATATAAGTGGACATGAAGTTATTCAAAAATTTCAAAAAATAGATAATGAAATACCCGTGATAATGCTTACTGCAAATAGTCAAATGAATGACAAACTTTTAGGACTTCAATTAGGTGCGGATGATTATATAACAAAACCGTTTAATAGTGCAGAGCTTATTTTAAGAATAAAAGCAATAACAAAGAGGAGTAAGAAGAAAGATAATAAAGCAAGAGAAAATAATAATGAAATAAATATAAAGGGAATAAGAATTTTAAAAGATGAAAGAAAAATTCTGATAGATGGACAAGAAGTGGCTACTACTTATAAGGAATTTGATACCTTATTACTTATGATGGAAAATTGTAATAAAGTTTTCACCAGAGAAAAACTTTTAGAAAGAGTCTGGGGATATGAGTATGAAGGTAATACGAGAGCAGTAGATATTTTGATACAAAGGTTAAGGAGAAAATTAGGAATATATTCAGAAAGCTTAAAAACAATTTATGGAGTAGGTTATAAGCTGGAACTATAA
- a CDS encoding sensor histidine kinase: MKKVNLKIKDKIMLMNMGILIPVITFIYIITINNLYSNVIKSSIDFLTKESYNTQLYIENYIEKDQDLDAETSFINKGPLINTYLANKLNFRTQIYDKTGNILSDSVMNNLNLYNEDITDSINGNKAYVVKKIDGNMYVLFSSPIYFKNVTLGCIRYIYPLHSGQEIINNMFVIMGIIACLSVFISWILSRLFSEKIAGPIKELKIVSEKIAKGEYDNKIEIESGDEIEDFAKTFNLTTESIKNYIESLKEEKQKQKNFLDNVTHELKTPLTAIIGYSELIPRLENKKDVEDSLIYIKKEGRRLLKLVEELLELSKIGKAEFNVDRNGNNLCEVIEEALNVIQLRAKKYDIEIIKEIFDTNLFIDKDKTKQVILNVLDNAIKYSECTSIIVKMEEKDSCVILSIIDDGIGIEKNHLDKLFEPINGVKKVNSISKNGNGLGLCICKEIMKKQNGDIEIYSEEKKWTSVKIIFRKSY; the protein is encoded by the coding sequence GTGAAAAAAGTAAATTTAAAGATAAAAGATAAAATTATGCTTATGAATATGGGAATTTTAATTCCTGTTATAACTTTTATATACATAATAACAATAAATAATTTGTATAGTAACGTTATAAAAAGTAGTATAGATTTTTTAACTAAAGAAAGCTACAATACTCAATTATATATAGAGAACTATATAGAAAAAGATCAGGATTTAGATGCAGAAACAAGTTTTATTAATAAAGGACCTCTTATTAATACATATCTAGCAAATAAATTAAATTTTAGAACACAAATTTATGATAAAACAGGAAACATATTATCTGATTCTGTTATGAACAATCTTAATCTTTATAATGAGGATATAACAGATTCCATAAATGGAAACAAAGCATACGTTGTAAAAAAGATTGATGGAAATATGTATGTGTTATTTTCGAGTCCCATATATTTTAAGAATGTGACGCTTGGGTGCATAAGATATATCTATCCATTGCATAGTGGACAAGAGATCATAAATAATATGTTTGTAATCATGGGAATTATAGCTTGTCTATCAGTTTTCATATCATGGATATTAAGTAGGCTCTTTTCAGAAAAAATAGCAGGGCCTATAAAAGAGTTGAAGATTGTATCTGAAAAGATTGCAAAGGGTGAGTATGATAACAAGATAGAAATTGAAAGTGGAGATGAAATAGAGGACTTTGCGAAGACGTTCAATTTAACAACTGAAAGTATAAAAAATTATATAGAAAGTCTCAAGGAAGAAAAACAAAAACAGAAGAATTTCTTGGATAATGTTACTCATGAATTAAAAACACCACTGACAGCTATAATAGGATATTCAGAATTAATACCTAGGTTAGAAAATAAGAAAGATGTAGAAGATAGTTTAATTTATATAAAAAAAGAAGGGCGGAGGCTTTTAAAGTTAGTAGAGGAATTACTTGAGTTGTCTAAAATAGGAAAAGCTGAATTTAATGTTGATAGAAATGGAAATAATTTATGCGAAGTAATAGAAGAAGCATTAAATGTTATACAGTTAAGAGCAAAAAAGTATGATATAGAGATAATTAAGGAGATATTTGATACAAATTTATTTATAGATAAGGATAAAACTAAGCAGGTTATTTTAAATGTTTTAGATAATGCAATAAAGTATAGTGAATGCACTAGCATCATAGTGAAGATGGAAGAAAAGGATAGTTGTGTAATATTAAGTATAATAGACGATGGAATAGGGATTGAAAAAAATCATTTAGATAAGCTTTTTGAACCAATCAATGGGGTTAAAAAGGTGAATTCTATAAGTAAAAATGGGAATGGATTAGGTCTTTGTATATGCAAAGAAATAATGAAAAAACAAAATGGTGATATTGAAATATATAGTGAGGAAAAGAAGTGGACTTCAGTTAAAATTATTTTTAGAAAATCATATTGA
- a CDS encoding DUF3919 family protein, with translation MKRINLRVKIIGIYTVMLLICVIIINLNYSFLYDKVTIINDKDEVVKKINMSIPVKIEISNERWGEYVFEDENSIQKIWNSINEITRDSSIEENSDAEVSDIEIDGNIYYLNGMKDTFEISNKLSLNNNVYNDSYKIPLINSLKNKLLGYLYSTSNIVKIMNYNNKMTIINSNSQIKELNKSDKESIKNIISNSIKIENNKEIISLLKDKKEALSHIKIYLDNDTGTLSKVKCCNVVNIDVYDNDFFVVQYMGDENGRHIYFRGKLNDACRKIFADKL, from the coding sequence GTGAAAAGAATCAATTTAAGAGTTAAGATTATAGGCATATATACTGTTATGCTACTTATTTGCGTTATAATAATAAATCTGAATTATAGTTTTTTATATGATAAAGTTACAATAATCAATGATAAAGATGAAGTAGTAAAGAAAATAAATATGTCTATACCTGTAAAAATTGAAATTTCTAATGAAAGATGGGGGGAGTATGTTTTTGAAGATGAGAATTCTATACAAAAAATATGGAATTCAATAAATGAAATTACAAGGGATTCTTCTATTGAGGAAAATAGTGATGCTGAAGTCAGCGATATTGAAATTGATGGAAATATTTATTACTTAAATGGAATGAAAGATACCTTTGAAATAAGTAATAAGTTATCTTTAAATAACAATGTATATAATGATAGTTACAAAATACCATTAATAAACAGTTTGAAAAACAAATTGCTAGGATATCTATATTCAACATCTAATATAGTAAAAATTATGAATTATAATAATAAGATGACCATTATTAATTCTAATAGTCAAATTAAAGAATTAAATAAATCTGATAAAGAAAGTATAAAAAATATAATAAGCAATTCAATAAAGATTGAAAACAATAAAGAGATTATAAGCTTATTAAAAGATAAAAAAGAAGCTTTATCTCATATAAAAATTTATCTTGATAATGATACAGGTACTCTTTCAAAAGTTAAATGCTGCAATGTAGTAAATATTGATGTTTATGATAATGATTTTTTTGTCGTTCAGTATATGGGAGACGAAAATGGAAGACATATATATTTTAGGGGTAAGTTAAATGATGCATGTAGAAAAATATTTGCAGATAAATTATAA